A stretch of Tripterygium wilfordii isolate XIE 37 chromosome 11, ASM1340144v1, whole genome shotgun sequence DNA encodes these proteins:
- the LOC120009107 gene encoding microtubule-associated protein futsch has product MATEPVPALPPHASAALEAVEEKVNEEHLKATEKETVPSSEESGKKEDSKVIESKSSSIESSQSGEAENKQIEPPIPELQKTDDDPEPIADAVKTQPEEQPATESAGEEVKEKLLTSVEKVQGEHTEMDHVPEPSVELKEKLLEACTVGKSEMGVVGDDEDPEVSSSGINKLEPVVPEVEKTSEQQSGVTEKLDILSKEIEKPETVATEVEFKSEDQPGLIEHVETMPKEIEKLEPVAVKVGVKPEGQSVVNEQVEIEKPEAVADEDEVKSDEQSGVTEQGGSTFGETGKPEQEAKLEEESGINEQAETTSEDVEKPEHVATGLEGKLKEESDVNEQAEIMSQEVEKPQPVAPQQEAKLEEESGVNDQAETTSKDVEKPEHVASGLEGKLEEESKVNEQAEIMSKEVEKPQPVAPEQEAKLKEESGINEQAETMSKDVEKPEHVATGLEGKFEEESKINEQAEIMSKEVEKPPPVAPEQEAKLEEESGVNEQAETTSEDVENPEHVATGLEGKLEEESKVNEQAEIMSKEVEKPQPVAPEQEAKLEEESGVNAQAETTSKDVKNLEHVATGLEKKLEEESKVNEHAEIMSKEVEKPRPVATEVEAKCEEQLEVDKKVETMSKDMEKQEPAASEVDVIGEVQSRIDEQVENMSKEVEKPAVVVSEIKVKPERTPGDSEEVDSKDEKFEPKESVESETAKDEGSLAVKISLKGKPNEITSSEQIISAGQQAQGDLKHGGAASLLDSKETLGINKEKELNGVDIVEKLPKEAVADMGKIGEENEAETAKVEGKNEEENLITERSIESIKVEDVKDETLASVGTDRAGNIERNPNEVNELIQASEKSGFEESIKNGAENLEGGKIAETDVQKDGEDTNPAQDPPKEAPAKPTQKQSNNIISKVKQSLVKAKKAITGKSPSKGDNKVK; this is encoded by the exons ATGGCTACTGAACCTGTACCAGCCCTACCCCCTCATGCTTCTGCTGCTCTTGAG GCAGTTGAGGAGAAGGTGAATGAGGAGCATCTAAAAGCTACTGAAAAAGAGACTGTTCCTTCATCTGAAGAAAGTGGGAAAAAAGAGGACTCCAAAGTCATCGAATCGAAAAGCTCATCAATTGAATCATCACAATCGGGAGAGGCAGAGAATAAGCAAATTGAGCCTCCAATTCCTGAGCTTCAAAAGACAGATGATGATCCTGAACCAATAGCTGATGCTGTCAAGACCCAACCAGAGGAGCAACCGGCAACAGAATCTGCTGGGGAAGAAGTGAAGGAGAAACTGTTAACATCTGTGGAGAAAGTTCAAGGGGAGCATACTGAGATGGATCATGTACCTGAACCATCAGTTGAACTAAAGGAGAAACTACTGGAAGCTTGTACTGTTGGAAAATCAGAAATGGGTGTAGTAGGAGATGATGAGGATCCAGAAGTATCATCCAGTGGAATCAACAAACTAGAACCAGTGGTTCCTGAAGTTGAAAAAACGTCTGAGCAACAATCTGGAGTGACTGAAAAATTGGACATTTTGTCCAAGGAAATTGAAAAACCAGAAACAGTAGCTACTGAAGTAGAGTTCAAATCTGAGGATCAACCTGGACTTATTGAACATGTTGAGACCATGcccaaagaaattgaaaaactgGAACCTGTAGCCGTCAAAGTAGGGGTAAAACCTGAGGGACAATCTGTAGTTAACGAACAAGTTGAAATTGAGAAACCAGAAGCAGTAGCTGATGAAGACGAGGTAAAATCTGATGAACAATCTGGAGTTACTGAACAGGGTGGGTCTACATTTGGTGAAACTGGAAAGCCAGAACAAGAGGCAAAACTTGAGGAAGAATCTGGAATTAATGAACAGGCTGAAACTACGTCCGAAGATGTCGAAAAGCCAGAACATGTAGCTACTGGATTAGAGGGAAAACTCAAGGAAGAATCCGATGTCAATGAACAGGCTGAAATTATGTCCCAAGAGGTCGAGAAACCACAACCAGTAGCCCCACAACAAGAGGCAAAACTTGAGGAAGAATCTGGAGTTAATGACCAGGCTGAAACTACGTCCAAAGATGTCGAAAAGCCAGAACATGTAGCTAGTGGATTAGAGGGAAAACTCGAGGAAGAATCCAAAGTTAATGAACAGGCTGAAATTATGTCCAAAGAGGTCGAGAAACCACAACCAGTAGCCCCAGAACAAGAGGCAAAACTTAAGGAAGAATCTGGAATTAATGAACAGGCTGAAACTATGTCCAAAGATGTCGAAAAGCCAGAACACGTAGCTACTGGATTAGAGGGAAAATTCGAGGAAGAATCCAAAATTAATGAACAGGCTGAAATTATGTCCAAAGAGGTCGAGAAACCACCACCAGTAGCCCCAGAACAAGAGGCAAAACTTGAGGAAGAATCTGGAGTTAATGAACAGGCTGAAACTACGTCCGAAGATGTCGAAAATCCAGAACATGTAGCTACTGGATTAGAGGGAAAACTCGAGGAAGAATCCAAAGTTAATGAACAGGCTGAAATTATGTCCAAAGAGGTAGAGAAACCACAACCAGTAGCCCCAGAACAAGAGGCAAAACTTGAGGAAGAATCTGGAGTTAATGCACAGGCTGAAACTACGTCCAAAGATGTCAAAAATCTAGAACATGTAGCTACTGGATTAGAGAAAAAACTCGAGGAAGAATCCAAAGTTAATGAACACGCTGAAATTATGTCCAAAGAAGTTGAGAAACCACGACCAGTAGCTACTGAGGTAGAGgcgaaatgtgaagaacaacTTGAAGTTGATAAAAAAGTTGAGACTATGTCCAAAGACATGGAGAAACAAGAACCTGCAGCTTCCGAAGTAGATGTAATAGGGGAAGTACAATCTAGGATTGATGAGCAAGTTGAGAATATGtccaaggaagttgaaaaacCTGCAGTCGTGGTTTCTGAAATCAAAGTGAAACCAGAGCGAACACCTGGAGATTCAGAGGAAGTTGACAGTAAAGATGAGAAATTCGAGCCCAAGGAAAGCGTGGAGAGTGAAACTGCAAAAGATGAAGGAAGTTTGGCTGTAAAGATATCATTGAAAGGGAAGCCAAATGAAATCACAAGCTCGGAACAAATTATCTCAGCTGGTCAACAGGCTCAAGGTGATTTAAAACATGGAGGTGCAGCTTCTCTTCTTGATTCCAAAGAAACTCTTGGCATCAATAAAGAGAAGGAATTGAATGGGGTTGATATAGTTGAGAAATTGCCTAAAGAGGCCGTGGCAGATATGGGAAAGATTGGAGAAGAGAACGAAGCAGAGACTGCAAAAGTTGAAGGCAAGAATGAAGAGGAAAATTTGATAACTGAGAGATCAATTGAATCCATCAAAGTTGAAGATGTAAAAGATGAGACCCTGGCTTCAGTTGGAACCGACAGAGCAGGCAACATAGAAAGAAACCCGAATGAGGTCAATGAACTGATTCAAGCATCCGAAAAATCTGGTTTCGAAGAAAGCATAAAAAATGGTGCAGAAAATCTCGAGGGTGGCAAGATTGCAGAAACTGATGTTCAAAAAGATGGTGAGGACACAAATCCGGCGCAGGACCCGCCAAAAGAAGCCCCAGCCAAGCCCACtcaaaagcaatcaaataacATCATATCAAAGGTGAAACAATCACTTGTGAAGGCAAAGAAAGCTATCACTGGGAAATCTCCAAGCAAAGGTGACAATAAAGTTAAGTAA
- the LOC120009732 gene encoding transcription factor MYB61-like yields the protein MGRHSCCYKQKLRKGLWSPEEDGKLLNYITKNGHGCWSSVPKLAGLQRCGKSCRLRWINYLRPDLKRGAFSQQEENLIIELHAVLGNRWSQIAAQLPGRTDNEIKNLWNSCIKKKLRQRGIDPNTHKLLSELEIDNEKQVTDNDKASTVSGEFNLIEAANSKSPSASSGSRIANNKNNSSTQDFILENSSNTSCRPPGLVGSFPFQKLNHGTNIGISVNPNTALCFNPGSSSSEMISQFNLSNSSILSSMSNSIFQTPIRVKPSVSLPSDNPSLRSSDINGVQNWEGSSFSNDGGSRSTSYSFDNNAFSWGLSDCGKSGEEGEDIKWSEYLSTPFLLGGTGTVQNQTSQPMYSNEIKPDTNLIGDVSGSTAWHQNQHQQDNSQASNVYTKDLQRLAVAFGQTT from the exons ATGGGGAGACACTCTTGCTGTTACAAGCAGAAGCTAAGGAAAGGCCTGTGGTCTCCAGAGGAAGATGGGAAACTTTTGAATTATATAACCAAAAATGGACATGGCTGTTGGAGCTCTGTCCCCAAACTTGCAG GCCTACAAAGGTGTGGGAAGAGTTGCAGGTTAAGGTGGATCAACTACTTGAGGCCTGATTTGAagagaggagcattttcacagCAGGAAGAGAACTTGATTATTGAACTCCATGCAGTGCTTGGCAACAG ATGGTCTCAAATTGCAGCCCAGTTACCTGGAAGAACCGATAATGAGATTAAGAACTTGTGGAATTCCTGCATCAAGAAGAAGCTAAGGCAAAGAGGCATTGACCCCAACACTCACAAGCTACTCTCTGAGCTGGAAATTGATAACGAGAAGCAGGTCACAGACAATGACAAGGCTTCTACTGTGTCCGGTGAATTCAACCTCATCGAGGCAGCGAATTCAAAATCACCTTCAGCTTCTTCTGGCTCTAGGATCGCCAACAACAAGAACAACTCAAGCACTCAGGATTTCATCCTGGAAAACTCTAGCAATACCAGTTGCCGGCCTCCTGGTCTGGTGGGGAGTTTCCCTTTCCAGAAGTTGAATCACGGTACTAATATTGGGATCTCTGTGAATCCAAATACTGCTCTTTGCTTTAACCCGGGCTCTAGTTCCTCTGAGATGATTTCTCAATTCAATCTTAGCAACTCCTCCATTTTATCATCAATGTCAAACTCAATCTTCCAAACCCCAATACGAGTTAAACCATCGGTTAGTCTTCCCTCTGATAATCCTTCTTTACGATCCTCTGATATCAATGGAGTCCAGAACTGGGAAGGAAGCAGCTTCAGCAATGACGGTGGAAGCCGAAGCACAAGTTATAGCTTTGACAACAATGCTTTCTCTTGGGGGCTGTCAGATTGTGGAAAATCAGgtgaagaaggagaagacatAAAATGGTCTGAATATCTGAGTACACCATTTCTTCTTGGAGGCACTGGCACTGTACAGAATCAAACATCACAGCCCATGTACAGTAATGAGATCAAACCAGATACAAACTTGATAGGAGATGTATCAGGCAGCACAGCTTGGCATCAGAACCAGCATCAACAAGATAATTCACAGGCTTCCAATGTCTATACTAAGGATCTCCAGAGACTTGCTGTGGCCTTTGGACAAACCACTTAG
- the LOC120008931 gene encoding pectin acetylesterase 12-like — MMRHLWLLATLGLVLVKWVHGFVGINETELSYIETYSYQGFKAVRNPLMVGLTLIPSAGAKGAVCLDGTLPGYHLHRGYGSGANSWLIQLEGGGWCNNIRTCVYRKKTRRGSSTYMEKQIPFTGILSEKAEENPDFFNWNRVKLRYCDGASFTGDGEDKAAQLQFRGQRIWLAAMEDLMAKGMRFANQALLSGCSAGGLASILHCDEFRGLLPRRTKVKCLSDAGLFLDAIDVSGGRTLRNMYSGVVHLQRVQNNLPRLCTNHLDPTSCFFPQNLIGNVQTPLFILNAAYDSWQIQSSIAPPSADPHGFWHDCRLNHAKCTSSQIQYLQGFRNQMLNAIKGFSMSRQNGLFINSCFAHCQTERQDTWFADDSPVIGNKAVAIAVGDWYFDRAGVKAVDCAYPCDKSCHNLVFK; from the exons ATGATGAGGCATTTGTGGCTTTTGGCAACATTAGGACTTGTTCTCGTGAAGTGGGTACATGGGTTTGTGGGAATTAATGAGACAGAGCTGTCTTACATTGAGACTTATAGCTACCAAGGATTCAAAGCTGTTAGGAATCCGTTGATGGTAGGTCTCACCCTCATTCCAAGTGCTGGCGCTAAAGGAGCAG TTTGCTTAGATGGAACATTGCCTGGATACCATTTGCATCGTGGATATGGTTCAGGAGCAAATAGTTGGCTCATTCAGTTGGAG GGAGGAGGATGGTGTAATAACATTAGAACTTGTGTCTACCGTAAAAAGACCCGACGCGGATCATCGACATACATGGAAAAGCAGATTCCATTCACAGGAATACTGAGCGAGAAGGCTGAAGAAAATCCTG ATTTTTTCAACTGGAATAGAGTAAAGCTTCGTTATTGTGATGGTGCCTCTTTCACTGGGGATGGTGAAGATAAG GCTGCGCAACTCCAATTTAGAGGACAACGCATATGGCTAGCTGCAATGGAAGATTTAATGGCAAAAGGGATGCGCTTTGCCAACCAG GCCCTTCTCTCTGGGTGCTCCGCTGGGGGTCTAGCATCAATTTTACATTGCGATGAGTTCAGGGGCTTGTTGCCAAGAAGAACTAAAGTGAAGTGCCTGAGTGATGCTGGTTTATTCCTTGATGC GATTGATGTCTCTGGTGGCCGCACCCTTAGGAATATGTACAGTGGTGTGGTTCACTTGCAG AGGGTTCAAAACAATCTGCCACGTTTATGTACTAATCACCTTGATCCTACTTCG TGCTTCTTTCCTCAGAACTTAATTGGCAACGTTCAAACCCCATTATTTATTCTCAATGCAGCCTATGATTCATGGCAG ATACAATCCAGTATAGCTCCCCCATCGGCAGATCCACATGGATTTTGGCATGATTGCAGATTGAATCATGCTAAATGTACTTCATCACAAATCCAATACCTGCAAG GGTTCAGGAATCAAATGTTGAATGCAATAAAAGGCTTCTCAATGTCTAGGCAGAATGGGTTATTTATAAACTCGTGTTTCGCTCATTGCCAAACAGAGAGGCAGGATACGTGGTTTGCTGATGATTCTCCTGTTATTGGTAACAAG GCTGTTGCAATAGCTGTTGGAGACTGGTATTTTGACCGAGCCGGTGTTAAGGCAGTTGATTGTGCTTACCCATGCGATAAAAGTTGTCACAATCTGGTTTTCAAATGA
- the LOC120009424 gene encoding probable L-cysteine desulfhydrase, chloroplastic, protein MTPNYILSLSLSGHFRLLLRLRPINLFRSKMSSFHHHYDSDMNGTKPTIKKSKLSFITPSEIDAQFSHHDSAVARINNGSFGCCPSSVISAQNEWQLRFLRQPDDFYFNGLQDGIQRSRSVIRSLINADHVDEISLVDNATTAAAIVLQQTSWAFAEGLFRKGDAAVMLHYAYGAVKKSVEAYVTRAGGHVIEVQLPFPVTSNQEIITEFRRALERGKADGKKVRLAVIDHITSMPSVVIPVKKLVQICREEGVDQVFVDAAHGIGCTDVDMQEIGADFYTSNLHKWFFCPPSVAFLYCRKAQKGFDLHHPVVSHEYGNGLAIESAWIGTRDYSAQLVVPSALEFINRFEGGIEGIKRRNHDTVVEMGQMLAKAWGTNLGAPPELCASMIMVGLPPCLEISIDSDCLKLRTHLRVKFGVEVPIYFRAPKDGEIIRSIVTGYARISHQVYNKIENYYKFRDAINQLVKDGFTCKLLHE, encoded by the coding sequence ATGACACCCAACTACATActttccctctccctctctggACACTTTCGTCTTCTTCTCCGACTCCGACCCATTAACCTCTTCCGATCAAAAATGTCTTCTTTCCACCACCATTACGACAGCGACATGAACGGAACTAAGCCCACCATCAAAAAATCGAAGCTTTCCTTCATCACCCCTTCAGAAATCGACGCCCAGTTTTCCCACCACGATTCCGCAGTTGCCCGGATCAACAACGGCAGTTTTGGCTGCTGCCCCTCATCTGTAATCTCCGCCCAGAACGAATGGCAGCTCCGATTTCTCCGCCAGCCCGATGACTTCTACTTCAACGGCCTCCAGGATGGCATCCAACGATCCAGGTCCGTTATTAGGTCCCTGATCAACGCAGACCATGTCGACGAGATCTCCCTCGTCGACAACGCCACCACTGCCGCCGCCATCGTCCTCCAGCAAACATCATGGGCCTTCGCCGAGGGGCTCTTCCGCAAGGGCGACGCCGCAGTCATGCTCCACTATGCCTATGGAGCCGTCAAGAAGTCCGTTGAGGCCTATGTTACGCGAGCCGGCGGGCACGTCATCGAAGTCCAGTTACCTTTCCCTGTCACTTCGAACCAGGAAATCATAACCGAATTCCGGCGGGCTTTGGAGAGAGGGAAGGCTGACGGTAAAAAAGTCAGGTTGGCTGTAATCGATCACATCACCTCTATGCCTTCGGTAGTCATCCCCGTTAAGAAGTTGGTGCAGATATGCAGAGAGGAAGGTGTCGACCAGGTGTTTGTTGATGCGGCACATGGCATAGGATGCACCGACGTGGACATGCAAGAAATAGGCGCTGATTTCTACACCAGTAACCTTCACAAGTGGTTCTTTTGCCCACCATCCGTCGCATTTCTGTATTGCAGAAAGGCCCAGAAAGGTTTTGACCTGCATCATCCAGTTGTATCTCATGAGTATGGTAATGGGTTGGCCATTGAAAGTGCTTGGATTGGGACCAGGGACTACAGTGCTCAGCTGGTGGTTCCTTCTGCATTGGAATTCATAAACAGATTCGAAGGTGGGATTGAGGGAATCAAGAGGAGGAACCATGACACAGTTGTGGAGATGGGCCAGATGTTGGCCAAGGCTTGGGGGACTAATCTTGGTGCTCCTCCAGAGCTATGTGCCAGTATGATCATGGTTGGTTTACCTCCTTGTTTAGAGATTTCGATTGATTCTGATTGCTTAAAGTTGAGAACCCATTTAAGGGTTAAGTTTGGCGTTGAAGTCCCCATATATTTCAGGGCACCAAAGGATGGAGAGATTATCCGTTCGATTGTAACAGGGTATGCCAGAATTTCCCACCAAGTTTACAACAAAATTGAGAATTATTATAAGTTTAGGGATGCAATTAACCAATTGGTCAAGGATGGGTTCACTTGCAAACTTCTTCATGAGTGA
- the LOC120009522 gene encoding uncharacterized protein LOC120009522 — MAGKKVIAICQSGGEFETDMDGTMSYIGGEAHAIDLDELSKFNDFKMEVAEMFNCSVNIISIKYFLPGNKKTLITISSDKDLKRMIKFHGDSVTADIYVMMEELVLPDVSNMPASRSSRTTLSEAVPPVDVLLAVVDDVVEGTAHPDISVSAPFDVVDDTNHGVVHIDDVHIEIPAELSPILPPVASNDDYKHAKGAQQWQNTITGVGQRFNSVHEFRESLRKYAIAHQFAFRYKKNDSHRVTVKCKAEGCPWRIHASRLSTTQLICIKKMNATHTCEGAIVTTGHQATRSWVASIIKEKLKVSPNYKPKDIVNDIKQEYGIQLNYFQAWRGKEIAKEQLQGSYTEAYNQLPFFCEKIMETNPGSLATFTTKEDSSFHRLFVSFHASLYGFLQGCRPLLFLDGIPLKSKYQGTLLAATAVDGNDGVFPVAFAVVDEETDNNWNWFLLQLKSALPTSCPLTFVADRQKGLRESISQIFKGSYHAYCLRYLTEQLIGDLKGQFSHEVKRLMIEDFYAAAYAPRPESFQRSIENIKNISHEAYDWILQSEPQNWANAFFEGARYNHMTSNFGELFYSWASDAHELPITQMVDLIRVKIMELIYTRRADSDQWLTRLTSSMEEKLDKETLKVRSLQVLLSADSTFEVRGDNMDVVNIDHWDCSCKGWQLTGLPCCHAIAVFYCIGRCPYDYCSRYFTTESYRETYSQSVHPIPSVDRPVWKDLSQATVIVTPPLRRPPGRPTTKRFGAQEIVKRQLHCGRCKGIGHNKSTCKEIL; from the exons ATGGCGGGGAAAAAGGTTATAGCAATTTGTCAGTCTGGCGGTGAATTCGAGACAGATATGGATGGTACAATGTCATATATTGGTGGCGAAGCTCATGCCATAGACCTTGATGAACTGTCGAAGTTTAATGACTTCAAAATGGAAGTGGCTGAAATGTTCAACTGTAGTGTCAACATAATTTCAATCAAGTACTTCCTCCCCGGCAACAAGAAGACTCTCATTACCATCTCCAGTGACAAAGACCTTAAGCGAATGATAAAATTTCATGGGGATTCTGTCACAGCAGATATATATGTCATGATGGAAGAACTTGTTCTGCCCGATGTTTCAAACATGCCTGCCAGTAG GTCAAGCAGAACAACTTTGTCAGAAGCAGTTCCTCCAGTTGATGTTCTGCTTGCTGTTGTGGATGATGTTGTGGAGGGCACCGCTCATCCAGATATCTCTGTTAGTGCACCTTTTGATGTTGTGGATGATACTAACCACGGGGTTGTTCATATTGACGATGTGCATATTGAAATACCAGCTGAACTTTCTCCCATTCTTCCTCCTGTGGCATCCAATGATGATTATAAGCATGCTAAGGGTGCTCAGCAGTGGCAGAATACTATTACTGGTGTGGGCCAAAGATTCAACAGTGTTCATGAATTTCGTGAATCGTTGCGTAAATATGCTATTGCCCATCAGTTTGCCTTTAGGTATAAGAAGAATGATAGTCACCGAGTAACTGTGAAGTGCAAAGCAGAAGGTTGTCCTTGGAGAATCCATGCATCGAGGTTGTCAACTACTCAACTGATTTGTATCAAGAAGATGAACGCAACTCATACATGTGAAGGGGCGATTGTGACTACAGGGCATCAGGCAACTAGGAGTTGGGTGGCCAGTATAATTAAGGAGAAGTTGAAAGTTTCCCCTAATTACAAACCCAAGGACATTGTCAATGACATCAAACAGGAATATGGAATCCAACTCAACTACTTTCAGGCCTGGCGTGGGAAAGAAATCGCGAAGGAGCAGCTTCAGGGTTCGTACACTGAAGCATATAATCAGTTACCATTTTTCTGTGAAAAGATAATGGAAACTAATCCAGGTAGTCTGGCTACTTTCACTACCAAGGAAGACTCAAGTTTCCACCGATTGTTTGTCTCATTCCATGCCTCTTTGTATGGCTTCCTACAAGGCTGCCGACCTCTTCTTTTCCTTGACGGCATTCCCTTAAAGTCAAAATATCAAGGCACGTTGTTAGCTGCAACAGCTGTAGATGGTAATGATGGTGTATTTCCTGTTGCTTTTGCTGTTGTTGATGAAGAGACCGACAACAATTGGAATTGGTTCTTGCTGCAACTGAAATCTGCTCTGCCCACGTCTTGTCCACTAACATTTGTGGCTGACAGACAGAAGGGTTTAAGGGAATCGATTTCTCAGATCTTCAAGGGTTCATACCATGCTTATTGCCTACGGTACCTGACAGAACAACTTATTGGAGACTTGAAGGGGCAATTTTCTCATGAGGTGAAGCGACTAATGATTGAGGATTTTTATGCTGCTGCTTATGCCCCTAGACCTGAAAGCTTCCAGAGGAGCATCGAGaacataaaaaatatttctcatGAGGCCTACGATTGGATCTTACAAAGTGAGCCCCAGAATTGGGCAAATGCCTTTTTTGAAGGTGCGAGATACAACCATATGACATCAAACTTCGGGGAGCTGTTCTACAGCTGGGCATCTGATGCACATGAATTACCAATAACACAGATGGTTGATTTGATACGAGTTAAGATCATGGAGTTAATTTATACGAGGCGAGCAGATTCTGACCAATGGCTGACAAGACTAACTTCATCTATGGAAGAGAAGCTTGACAAGGAGACATTGAAAGTTCGTTCTCTTCAGGTTCTGCTGTCCGCTGATAGCACATTTGAGGTTCGTGGTGACAACATGGATGTGGTTAATATTGATCACTGGGATTGTAGTTGCAAAGGGTGGCAACTTACTGGATTACCATGCTGTCATGCTATTGCCGTTTTCTATTGTATTGGCCGGTGCCCGTATGATTATTGTTCTAGGTACTTTACCACTGAAAGCTATAGAGAAACATATTCACAGTCGGTTCATCCAATTCCTAGTGTTGACAGGCCTGTGTGGAAAGATTTATCTCAGGCTACAGTAATTGTAACACCTCCTCTTCGTCGTCCACCTGGAAGACCTACGACAAAGAGATTTGGAGCACAAGAGATAGTTAAACGCCAGCTCCATTGCGGTAGATGCAAGGGTATTGGGCACAACAAGTCCACTTGTAAAGAGATTTTGTAG
- the LOC120009474 gene encoding uncharacterized protein LOC120009474 encodes MVIFGDMVHLQLLIVKQAVKREDKIINVSSVPPLIRMNLPPTSAASAGECGNCGTQKGWVLHHVRLRGIHRRLCTSCVLRLHPAYFCPSCFVLYDSPPPHTSRRVSCSSCSSFAHPHCVKSLQLSQSPYLCPPCADSNFSFFDVTDHVIDKKLALALLCATRIASASMAKAVLVARSEAERRVREAVVAKKRAREALEHVASFEKEKLRKKEKQLLQQSMKIEVEKSESAAPI; translated from the exons ATGGTTATTTTTGGTGATATGGTGCATTTGCAGTTACTCATAGTTAAGCAAGCGG tcaa AAGAGAAGATAAGATCATCAACGTCTCCTCCGTTCCACCTCTGATTCGAATGAATCTTCCACCAACATCCGCCGCTAGTGCCGGAGAATGTGGAAACTGCGGGACCCAGAAGGGATGGGTTCTCCACCACGTGCGCCTGCGTGGCATACACCGTCGCCTCTGCACCTCGTGCGTCCTACGGCTGCACCCAGCCTACTTCTGCCCGTCATGCTTCGTCTTATACGACTCACCGCCGCCTCACACTTCGAGGCGTGTCTCTTGTTCCAGCTGCTCCTCCTTCGCACACCCTCACTGCGTCAAATCGCTCCAGCTATCCCAATCTCCTTACCTCTGTCCTCCCTGCGCCGACTCCAACTTCTCCTTCTTCGACGTTACCGATCACGTCATTGACAAGAAGCTCGCACTCGCCCTCCTCTGCGCCACCAGAATTGCATCGGCGTCCATGGCCAAAGCTGTCCTTGTTGCCAGGAGTGAGGCTGAGAGGCGCGTTAGGGAGGCCGTagttgccaagaagagggccaGGGAAGCTTTGGAGCACGTTGCCTCCTTTGAGAAGGAGAAGCTCCGGAAGAAAGAAAAGCAGTTATTGCAGCAGTCAATGAAAATTGAGGTGGAGAAGAGTGAGAGTGCCGCTCCAATTTGA